The following is a genomic window from Sedimenticola thiotaurini.
GGATCTGGGTACTGAGTATGTATTGGCGGCAATCCCCCTGGGCGGCTACGTGAAAATGCTCGATGAACGGGAAGGTGATGTGCCGTCCCGCTATCTGGATCGTGCTTTCAATCGACAGTCTGTTGCGGTTCGTTCCGCCATCGTGGTGGCCGGACCACTGTTTAACTTCCTCTTTGCCCTGCTGGCATTCTGGTTTATCGGTGTGTACGGGGACACTGGCACCCGTCCCTGGATCGGTCAAGTGGATGAGACGACCCTTGCCGCGCAGGCAGGCTTCAGCGCCGATGACGAGATTCTTTCGGTCGGCGGGACCCGGACGCCCACCTGGGAAACGGCTGTTTATACCCTGTTGAGCGATGCCAGTTCCGGTGATGATGTGCTGGTCAATGTGCGGGATGCATCCGGTACGGAACGCACCCGCATCCTGCCTGGGGGGCAATTGTTGACGCTGGCCGAAGATGGTCGGTTACTCGAGCGCATCGGCCTGTCCCCCAAGCGACCTATCATTGAACCGGTTATCGGCCAGGTGGTCGCCGGTGAGGCGGCCGAATCCGCCGGTATCCAGGCCGGTGACCGGGTGCTGTCAATTGACGGACAGGCGGTGAACTCCTGGGCTCAACTGGTTGAATATATTCAGAAACATCCTGGGTCGCTGGTAACGATGGAGATATCCCGTGCTGGCGTGCAGCAGGCTGTCCAGCTCATCGTTGGGCAGTTGAAACGGGGTGATCAAACCGTTGGACGGATTGGTGCAGGTCCGGAGGTGCCCGAGGGT
Proteins encoded in this region:
- the rseP gene encoding RIP metalloprotease RseP is translated as MSSFLFTIASFIVALAILIAVHEFGHFWVARKLGVKVLRFSIGFGKPLLSFRGRAPASEASPGEQLTEADLGTEYVLAAIPLGGYVKMLDEREGDVPSRYLDRAFNRQSVAVRSAIVVAGPLFNFLFALLAFWFIGVYGDTGTRPWIGQVDETTLAAQAGFSADDEILSVGGTRTPTWETAVYTLLSDASSGDDVLVNVRDASGTERTRILPGGQLLTLAEDGRLLERIGLSPKRPIIEPVIGQVVAGEAAESAGIQAGDRVLSIDGQAVNSWAQLVEYIQKHPGSLVTMEISRAGVQQAVQLIVGQLKRGDQTVGRIGAGPEVPEGLFDDYRVEVRYGPLEAVTMAAAKTGDMSLFMLKMLGRMLTGEISVRNLSGPISIAQTAGRTASFGLTQFLKFLALVSISLGVLNLLPVPILDGGHLFYFAIEAIKGSPVSEVAQAFGQRIGMAILLGLMTLAFYVDITRLFNS